A DNA window from Acetobacter aceti NBRC 14818 contains the following coding sequences:
- a CDS encoding sugar transferase, with amino-acid sequence MSTSDSEIEKSPSDASISLNETAATACASYLRVWHAPASKHSIHVERPELGKDKHYLSRKIKLLFDVVMAFCFLVVIFPVFLVIWGIVSLDGGPALYGHVRIGRKGVPFKCLKFRSMVTNSDVVLKQLLETNADCRHEWETTRKLSHDPRITMIGRFLRCTSLDEIPQLLNVLKGEMSLVGPRPVVEAELKYYGQDLHYYEAVRPGITGLWQVSGRSDTTYAERVKLDTYYVRNWSLALDFSILYRTIPAVMMQKGAR; translated from the coding sequence ATGAGTACATCAGACTCTGAAATTGAAAAAAGTCCATCTGACGCTTCCATTTCTTTAAATGAAACGGCCGCAACAGCATGTGCAAGTTATTTGAGAGTCTGGCATGCTCCTGCAAGCAAGCATTCGATACATGTAGAAAGACCTGAGTTGGGAAAAGATAAGCACTACCTGTCGAGAAAAATAAAATTACTATTCGATGTAGTAATGGCGTTCTGTTTTCTGGTCGTTATCTTTCCTGTTTTTCTTGTTATCTGGGGCATTGTATCGCTGGATGGCGGTCCGGCTTTGTATGGCCATGTCAGGATAGGCAGGAAGGGCGTACCTTTTAAATGCCTCAAATTCCGCTCCATGGTCACAAATTCAGATGTCGTGTTGAAACAGCTTCTGGAAACAAATGCAGACTGCAGGCATGAATGGGAGACTACCCGTAAGCTCAGTCATGATCCCCGTATCACGATGATTGGTCGTTTTTTGCGGTGCACCAGTCTCGACGAAATTCCTCAACTCCTGAATGTCCTTAAGGGAGAGATGAGCCTCGTTGGCCCTCGTCCGGTGGTGGAGGCGGAACTGAAATATTACGGTCAGGACCTACACTATTATGAAGCTGTCCGCCCCGGCATTACAGGATTGTGGCAGGTGAGCGGTCGAAGTGACACAACCTACGCAGAACGGGTCAAGTTGGATACTTATTATGTCCGGAATTGGAGTCTGGCGCTTGATTTCAGTATCCTTTATCGGACCATCCCTGCCGTTATGATGCAGAAAGGGGCACGCTGA